The Desulfuromonadales bacterium genome segment TTTCGACGATGATGCGATCATGCAACGGTCTGATGTTCATGGTTCAGTTCTCCTTTCGTGATGGAACGGAATGTGTCGGGAGCAACTCCCTGTCAAAGTCCTCTGAAAACAAAACAAGGCGCCAGATCCGATTTCACGGCAACGAACCGGGCCCCTTGTCAGGGGTATTGTTAGCACTCCCGCGACGAGAGTGCTAACAGCAGGCCTAAATATAGTCAGCCCGGCAGGAAAGTCAAGGGGGATTAGCGAAAAAATTTCGATCCTTCAGGGAATAGGGGGACGGACGGGGGGAATATTTTGTAGGGGCCGGTCGCTGGCCGAAGAAACTGGATGCGGACGCAGTCCGCTCACCATTTGCGCTTCTCCATCTCCTGCCGGAAGTACTTGTCGTAGAGGATCTGCCATTCGCGGCTGCCGACGACTTTCTGCTGCCGCCGCAACTGCTCCCGCACCCGGGAATCGACCTCGTCATCGACCGACAGCAGGCGGGTGAGGGACTCCTTGGCCGTGCGCAGGGCCTCCACCTCGTCCCGGTAGTCGAGCAGGTCGTCGCGCCACAGCCCGTCGACGACCAGGTGGGCCAGGTGCGAGATGC includes the following:
- a CDS encoding DUF507 family protein, with the protein product ISHLAHLVVDGLWRDDLLDYRDEVEALRTAKESLTRLLSVDDEVDSRVREQLRRQQKVVGSREWQILYDKYFRQEMEKRKW